Proteins encoded by one window of Nomascus leucogenys isolate Asia chromosome 19, Asia_NLE_v1, whole genome shotgun sequence:
- the VTN gene encoding vitronectin, which translates to MAPLRPLLILALLAWVALADQESCKGRCTEGFNANKKCQCDELCSYYQSCCTDYVAECKPQVTRGDVFTMPEDEYAVYDDGEEKNNATVHEQLGGPSLTSDLQAQPEGNPEQAPVLNPEEEAPAPEVGTSKPEWMDPKPGTLHPGSAQPAAEEELCSGKPFDAFTDLKNGSLFAFRGQYCYELDEKAVRPGYPKLIQDVWGIEGPIDAAFTRINCQGKTYLFKGSQYWRFEDGILDPDYPRNISDGFDGIPDNVDAALALPAHSYSGRERVYFFKGKQYWEYQFQHQPSQEECEGSSLSAVFEHFAIMQRDSWEDIFELLFWGRTSAGTRQPQFISRDWHGVPGQVDAAMAGHIYISGMAPRPSLAKKQKFRRRNRKGYRSHRGHSRGRDQNSRRPSRATWLSLFSSEESNLGANNYDDYRMDWLVPATCEPIQSVFFFSGDKYYRVNLRTRRVDTVDPPYPRSIAQYWLGCPAPGHL; encoded by the exons ATGGCACCCCTGAGACCCCTTCTCATACTGGCCCTGCTGGCATGGGTTGCTCTGGCTGACCAAG AGTCATGCAAGGGCCGCTGCACTGAGGGCTTCAACGCCAACAAGAAGTGCCAGTGTGACGAGCTCTGCTCTTACTACCAGAGCTGCTGCACAGACTATGTGGCCGAGTGCAAGCCCCAAG TGACTCGGGGGGATGTGTTCACTATGCCGGAGGATGAGTACGCGGTCTATGACGATGGTGAGGAGAAAAACAATGCCACCGTCCACGAACAGCTGGGGGGCCCCTCCCTGACCTCTGACCTCCAGGCCCAGCCCGAAGGGAATCCTGAGCAGGCACCTGTTCTGAACCCTGAGGAAGAGGCCCCTGCGCCTGAGGTGGGCACCTCTAAGCCTGAGTGGATGGACCCAAAGCCTGGGACCCTTCATCCAGGGAGCGCTCAGCCCGCAGCAGAGGAGGAGCTGTGCAGTGGGAAGCCCTTCGACGCCTTCACCGACCTCAAGAACGgttccctctttgccttccgaG GGCAGTACTGCTACGAACTGGATGAAAAGGCAGTGAGGCCTGGGTACCCCAAGCTTATCCAAGATGTCTGGGGCATCGAGGGCCCCATCGATGCTGCCTTCACCCGCATCAACTGTCAGGGGAAGACCTACCTCTTCAAG GGTAGTCAGTACTGGCGCTTTGAGGATGGTATCCTGGACCCTGATTACCCCCGAAATATCTCTGATGGCTTCGATGGCATCCCAGACAACGTGGATGCAGCCTTGGCCCTCCCTGCCCACAGCTACAGTGGCCGGGAGCGGGTCTACTTCTTCAAGG GGAAACAGTACTGGGAGTACCAGTTCCAGCACCAGCCCAGTCAGGAGGAGTGTGAAGGCAGCTCCCTGTCGGCTGTGTTTGAACACTTTGCCATCATGCAGCGGGACAGCTGGGAGGACATCTTCGAGCTTCTCTTCTGGGGCAGAACCTCTG CCGGTACCAGACAGCCCCAGTTCATTAGCCGGGACTGGCACGGTGTGCCAGGGCAAGTGGATGCAGCCATGGCTGGCCACATCTACATCTCAGGCATGGCACCCCGCCCCTCCTTGGCCAAGAAGCAAAAGTTTAGGCGTCGCAACCGCAAAGGCTACCGTTCACACCGAGGCCACAGCCGTGGCCGCGACCAGAATTCCCGCCGGCCATCCCGCGCCACGTGGCTGTCCTTGTTCTCCAGTGAGGAGAGCAACTTGGGAGCCAACAACTATGATGACTACAGGATGGACTGGCTTGTGCCTGCCACCTGTGAACCCATCCAGAGTGTCTTCTTCTTCTCTGGAG ACAAGTACTACCGAGTCAACCTTCGCACACGGCGAGTGGACACTGTGGACCCTCCCTACCCACGCTCCATCGCTCAATACTGGCTGGGCTGCCCAGCTCCTGGCCATCTGTAG
- the SEBOX gene encoding LOW QUALITY PROTEIN: homeobox protein SEBOX (The sequence of the model RefSeq protein was modified relative to this genomic sequence to represent the inferred CDS: deleted 1 base in 1 codon): protein MPSPVDASSADGGSGLGSHRRKRTTFSKGQLLELERAFAAWPYPNISTCEHLAWVTRLPEAKIQVWFQNRQAKRIKNRKLGSLSPRPEYPQSSCFLPDTLQQPWDPQMPGQPPPSSSTPQRTSVCVHSSCPAPGLGPGQGWEGAKAVAPWGPAGASEVHPSLEQATPQTSLGSLSDLIYASAIVISVDHS, encoded by the exons atgcccagccctgtggaTGCATCCTCAGCAG ACGGTGGCAGTGGGTTGGGTTCCCACCGGAGAAAGCGGACCACCTTCAGCAAAGGGCAGCTGCTGGAGCTGGAGAGGGCATTTGCAGCATGGCCCTACCCCAACATCAGCACCTGTGAGCACCTGGCCTGGGTCACTCGCCTTCCTGAGGCCAAGATACAG GTGTGGTTCCAGAACCGCCAGGCCAAAAGAATCAAGAATAGGAAGTTAGGAAGTCTAAGCCCCAGGCCTGAGTACCCCCAGAGCTCCTGTTTTCTTCCAGACACCCTCCAGCAGCCCTGGGATCCCCAAATGCCAggccaacctccaccctccagcaGCACACCTCAGCGCACCTCAGTGTGTGTG CACAGCTCCTGTCCAGCTCCTGGCTTGggtccagggcagggctgggaaggGGCTAAAGCTGTAGCCCCATGGGGACCAGCTGGGGCTTCAGAGGTCCACCCTTCTTTAGAGCAAGCTACTCCCCAGACTTCACTAGGCAGCCTGTCTGACCTCATCTATGCCTCGGCCATTGTCATCAGTGTGGACCACTCCTAG
- the TMEM199 gene encoding transmembrane protein 199, giving the protein MASSLLAGERLVRALGPGGELEPERLPRRLRAELEAALGKKHTGSDSSSGPQRLVSFRLIRDLHQHLRERDSKLYLHELLEGSEIYLPEVVKPPRNPELVARLEKIKIQLANEEYKRITRNVTCQDARDGGTLSDLGKQVRSLKALVITIINFIVTVVAAFVCTYLGSQYIFTEMASRVLAALIVASVVGLAELYVMVRAMEGELGEL; this is encoded by the exons ATGGCGTCGTCTTTGCTTGCGGGCGAGCGATTGGTGCGTGCTTTGGGCCCCGGCGGGGAGCTGGAGCCAGAGCGGCTACCCCGAAGGCTGCGGGCCGAGCTTGAGGCCGCGCTGGGGAAGAAGCACACGGGCAGTGATAGCTCCAGTGGCCCCCAACGCTTGGTTTCTTTCCGTCTCATCCGGGATCTGCACCAGCACCTGAGAGAAAGGG ATTCCAAACTATACCTCCATGAGCTCCTAGAAGGCAGTGAAATCTATCTCCCAGAGGTTGTGAAGCCTCCACGG AACCCAGAACTAGTTGCCCGGCTGGAGAAGATTAAGATACAGCTGGCCAATGAGGAATATAAGCGGATCACCCGCAACGTCACTTGTCAG gatGCGAGAGATGGTGGGACTCTCAGCGACCTGGGAAAGCAAG TGAGATCATTGAAGGCTCtggtcatcaccatcatcaattTCATTGTCACGGTGGTTGCTGCCTTCGTCTGTACTTACCTTGGAAGCCAATATATCTTCACAGAAATGGCCTCG CGAGTGCTAGCTGCATTGATCGTCGCCTCAGTGGTGGGTCTGGCCGAGCTGTATGTCATGGTGCGGGCAATGGAAGGCGAGCTGGGAGAACTGTAA
- the POLDIP2 gene encoding polymerase delta-interacting protein 2 has protein sequence MAACAARRALAVGSRWWSRSLTGARWPRPLCAAAGAGAFSPAATTTTRRHLSSRNRPEGKVLETVGVFEVPKQNGKYETGQLFLHSIFGYRGVVLFPWQARLYDRDVASAAPEKAENPAGHGSKEVKGKTHTYYQVLIDARDCPHISQRSQTEAVTFLANHDDSRALYAIPGLDYVSHEDILPYTSTDQVPIQHELFERFLLYDQTKAPPFVARETLRAWQEKNHPWLELSDVHRETTENIRVTVIPFYMGMREAQNSHVYWWRYCIRLENLDSDVVQLRERHWRIFSLSGTLETVRGRGVVGREPVLSKEQPAFQYSSHVSLQASSGHMWGTFRFERPDGSHFDVRIPPFSLESNKDEKTPPSGLHW, from the exons ATGGCAGCCTGTGCAGCCCGGCGGGCCCTGGCCGTGGGCAGCCGCTGGTGGTCCCGGTCGCTGACTGGGGCCCGATGGCCAAGGCCGCTGTGTGCGGCGGCTGGAGCTGGGGCCTTCTCGCCAGCGGCGACCACGACGACGCGGAGGCACCTCTCGTCCCG AAACCGACCAGAGGGCAAAGTGTTGGAGACAGTCGGTGTGTTTGAGGTGCcaaaacagaatggaaaatatGAGACTGGGCAG CTTTTCCTTCATAGCATTTTTGGCTACCGAGGTGTCGTCCTGTTTCCCTGGCAGGCCAGACTGTATGACCGGGATGTGGCTTCTGCAGCTCCAGAAAA AGCAGAGAACCCTGCTGGCCATGGCtccaaggaggtgaaaggcaaAACTCACACTTACTATCAGGTGCTGATTGATGCCCGTGACTGCCCACATATA TCTCAGAGATCTCAGACAGAAGCTGTGACCTTCTTGGCTAACCATGATGACAGTCGGGCCCTCTATGCCATCCCAG GCTTGGACTATGTCAGCCATGAAGACATCCTCCCCTACACCTCCACTGATCAGGTTCCCATCCAACATGAACTCTTTGAAAGATTTCTTCTGTATGACCAGACAAAAG CACCCCCTTTTGTGGCTCGGGAGACGCTAAGGGCCTGGCAAGAGAAGAATCACCCCTGGCTGGAGCTCTCCGATGTTCATCGGGAAACAACTGAGAACATACGTGTCACTGTCATCCCCTTCTACATGGGCATGAGG GAagcccagaattcccacgtgtacTGG TGGCGCTACTGTATCCGTTTGGAGAACCTTGACAGTGACGTGGTACAGCTCCGGGAGCGGCACTGGAGGATATTCAGTCTCTCTGGCACCTTGGAGACAGTGCGAGGCCGAGGGGTAGTGGGCAGG GAACCGGTGTTATCCAAGGAGCAGCCTGCGTTCCAGTATAGCAGCCACGTCTCGCTGCAGGCTTCCAGTGGGCACATGTG GGGCACGTTCCGCTTTGAAAGACCTGATGGCTCCCACTTTGATGTTCGgatccctcccttctccctggaAAGCAATAAAGATGAGAAGACACCACCCTCAGGCCTTCACTGGTAG